CGGGCGCGGGCCTCGTACCTAAAGGCCCAGGTTATCAATCACCTCGACCAGTACCTGTTGCAGTTCGAGCAGAACTTCACGGCGCGGGGTGGCAAGGTGGTGTGGGCCCAGAATGCGGAGGAGGCCTTGTTTGAGGTGGGCAAGATCATGGCCCGCCGCCACGCCCGCACCGTGGTGAAGGCCAAGAGCATGACCACCGAGGAAATCCACCTCAACCACTACCTCCAGGAGCAGGGCATTGAGTCGGTGGAAACGGATTTGGGCGAGTTTATCGTGCAGCTGAACGGGGAGCGGCCCTACCACATCGTGACGCCGGCCATGCACCTGAGCCGCCTCGATATTGCCGACATCTTCGCCAAGCACCTCGGCATCGAGTACACCGACGACGCCCAGCAACTCGTGCTGACGGCCCGCCACCTGCTGCGCCACAAGTACACCGCCGCCGAAGTGGGCATCACCGGGGGCAACTTCCTGGTGGCCGACACCGGGGCCGTGTGCGTGACGGAAAACGAAGGCAATGCCCGCCTCTCGGCCACGTTTCCCAAAACCCACATTGCCATTGTGGGCATCGAGAAGGTGATTCCGCGCCTCCGGGACCTGGACTTGTTCTGGCCCCTGCTCAGCACCAGCGGCACCGGCCAGCAGGTGACGGTGTACAACACCCTGTACACTGGTCCGCGCCAACCGCTGGAGAAAGACGGCCCCGAGGAAATGGTGGTCATCCTGCTCGACAATGGCCGCACCAACCTGCTGGCCCAGCCCGACAAGCGCGAGGCCCTGCACTGCATCCGCTGCGGCGCCTGCCTCAACGTGTGCCCGGTATACAAGAACATCGGCGGCCACACCTACGAGGCCACTTACTCGGGCCCCATCGGCTCGGTCATCACGCCCCACCTCTCGGGCCTGGCCGAAAACAAACACCTGAGCTACGCCAGCAGCCTGTGCGGGGCCTGCTCGTCGGTGTGCCCGGTGAAGATCAACATCCACAACATCCTGCTCAAAAACCGCCAGCAGAGCGTGCAGGAAGGCTTTACCGACAAAGAGGAGCGCCGGGCCGTGGCCTTGTGGCTGCACGGCATGAAGCACCGCTGGGTGTGGGACCTGGCCCCCGTGGCCGCCAAAAACTGGGTGCTCAGTCGCCTGCTGGGCCAAACTGGCTGGAGCAAGCGCCGCGAAGCCGTACAGGTGGCCCCAAAAACCTTCCGGCAACTATGGAAGGAGCGAAAGTAGATAGTAAGTAAAGTTTTACTACTTTTATTTAAACAAGTCAATTTTCGACTTAAAAAAAGTAAAAATTAGTAAAATTTTACCTATTTGGTTATTCAAAAAACTATAGCTGCAATGGTTGCGAAGCAGCGCCACGTGTTGAGGCTTTCTCAGGCCGAACTGGCGGAGCTGGCTCAGGTATCTCACAGTTTTATTACAAAGTTAGAGGCGGGTAATGCCAATCCTGGCGTGAAGCAACTAAGCCAGGTATTAGAGGCTGTCGGCCTGGAATTACTCATCAAACCGAAATCATGAAACCCTTAGCCGCCGAGGTGCTTTACAACGGAAAGGTTGCGGGTGTTCTGCGCCGTAGCGCCAACCAGTTTTCATTTCGCTACTCGCCTGACTACTTGGCTAGCGACCTGCCCGCTATTAGCCTGACACTGCCGAAGCAGGAGGGCGTTTTTGTGTCGCCGGTTTTATTCAGCTTTTTTCCGGGCTGCTGGCGGAAGGCGCAGCCAAGCAGATTCAGTGTCGTGAGCTGGGCATTGATGAGGAGGATGAAATGTTGCGCCTTCTGAAAACAGCGCACTCGGAAACCATCGGAGCGGTAACCGTCCGGGAAATCCCAGCTCTACGAGTTCCCCCAAAAAGCCGGCCTACTGTGCCGGTTGCTACCGCCACCTGACCAAACAGCAATCTGACTTCTGCACCCAGTGCCAGCACGAGCTTTTTGATGGACGGAATATGGCCGCTACGCTGCCGTTTGCCCCGCCGCAGCAGGCAACACCGGAAGAAGCCTTACGCTACCGCGAACTGACACGCCAGATGTCTATGTCGGGGGTGCAGGAAAAGTTTTCCGTTAAGATGGCCTCGAGCTCGTCAACTCTGGAACTCACCCAAGCGGGAGGGCAATTTATCCTAAAGCCCCTTCCCGTCATTGTGGTATCTCCGGAAGCAGTACCGGCCAACGAGCACCTGACTATGCAACTGGCCCGGCAGGTATTTCGGCTGCCCACTGCTGCATGCGCGGTGCCGCGCTTTGCTACGGGGCAGCCTGCCTACCTCACCCGCCGCTTCGATGTGCTGACCGCTAAGAGCCGTTTACTGCAGGAAGACTTTGCTCAGCTAGGCGGACGTACCAGCCAGCAACACGGCGCCAACTATAAATATGATTACAGCTACGAAGAAATGGGGCTGCTGATTCGCCGGGCGCTGCCTTCCACGTACTTACCTGAGCTAACCGCCTTCTTTCGCCTGCTGCTGTTCAATTATCTGGTTGGGAATGGCGATGCTCATCTCAAGAATTTCTCCCTGCATCGTACTCCTCCGAATAAAGCATATCATCTGACGCCCGCCTACGACCTGCTCAATACCGAGCTGCATTTTCCGTACGAATCGGATACGGCGGTACCTCTCTTTGCTGACCCTGCCACCGACCCGCCGGCCTTCACAGCTTTGGGCTATTACACCCACGACGACTTCCTGGAGTTGGGCCGCCGGCTGGGCCTGCCCTTGTCCCGCGTGCGGAAGCTGCTGGCCGACATTGTAGGTCACGAAAGCCAGGTGCAGGCGCTGATTGACCGGTCTTTTCTGCCCGAAGACTTGAAAACTGCCTACGCCGCCGTGCTGGCTGGGCGCCGGCAGCGGCTGCGTTATTCGCTGGGTGCCTAACCCCAGGCCGCGCAACGGAGTACAAAGCCCGCGGCAGTGGTGCTGCCGTTGTTGCGGGTTTGTATGGAGGAAATTGCTCTTCAGGTGGTGGCCTTTTTGGCCGGTGTTTTTTTGGTTATTGTTACGCTGTCGGCTGCAATTCGCTCGTTTGTGCTGCCCCGCAACGAAAGCGTCCTGCT
This region of Hymenobacter sp. YIM 151500-1 genomic DNA includes:
- a CDS encoding LutB/LldF family L-lactate oxidation iron-sulfur protein → MNTPAAPTPSKAAQFLSDADRKAFDLEHRRKIRFNIGKYNTAVQTGLGFYHDHELARARASYLKAQVINHLDQYLLQFEQNFTARGGKVVWAQNAEEALFEVGKIMARRHARTVVKAKSMTTEEIHLNHYLQEQGIESVETDLGEFIVQLNGERPYHIVTPAMHLSRLDIADIFAKHLGIEYTDDAQQLVLTARHLLRHKYTAAEVGITGGNFLVADTGAVCVTENEGNARLSATFPKTHIAIVGIEKVIPRLRDLDLFWPLLSTSGTGQQVTVYNTLYTGPRQPLEKDGPEEMVVILLDNGRTNLLAQPDKREALHCIRCGACLNVCPVYKNIGGHTYEATYSGPIGSVITPHLSGLAENKHLSYASSLCGACSSVCPVKINIHNILLKNRQQSVQEGFTDKEERRAVALWLHGMKHRWVWDLAPVAAKNWVLSRLLGQTGWSKRREAVQVAPKTFRQLWKERK
- a CDS encoding helix-turn-helix domain-containing protein, producing the protein MVIQKTIAAMVAKQRHVLRLSQAELAELAQVSHSFITKLEAGNANPGVKQLSQVLEAVGLELLIKPKS
- a CDS encoding HipA N-terminal domain-containing protein; amino-acid sequence: MKPLAAEVLYNGKVAGVLRRSANQFSFRYSPDYLASDLPAISLTLPKQEGVFVSPVLFSFFPGCWRKAQPSRFSVVSWALMRRMKCCAF
- a CDS encoding HipA domain-containing protein — encoded protein: MSGVQEKFSVKMASSSSTLELTQAGGQFILKPLPVIVVSPEAVPANEHLTMQLARQVFRLPTAACAVPRFATGQPAYLTRRFDVLTAKSRLLQEDFAQLGGRTSQQHGANYKYDYSYEEMGLLIRRALPSTYLPELTAFFRLLLFNYLVGNGDAHLKNFSLHRTPPNKAYHLTPAYDLLNTELHFPYESDTAVPLFADPATDPPAFTALGYYTHDDFLELGRRLGLPLSRVRKLLADIVGHESQVQALIDRSFLPEDLKTAYAAVLAGRRQRLRYSLGA